The Rhea pennata isolate bPtePen1 chromosome 9, bPtePen1.pri, whole genome shotgun sequence genome has a segment encoding these proteins:
- the RASA2 gene encoding ras GTPase-activating protein 2 isoform X3: MLLNVPGFLTWPISASAAYILSEVCRDKYDAVLPLVRLLLHHHKLVPFVTAVAELDLKDTQEANTVFRGNTLATRCVDEMMKIVGRHYLKVTLKPVLDEICESLKPCEIDPIKLKEGDNVEIHMENLRYYVDKVFREIVQSSISCPTLMCDVFYSLRHLAAKRFPNDPHVQYSAVSSFVFLRFFAVAVVSPHTFHLRPHHPDAQTSRTLTLISKAIQTLGSWGSLTKSKLSSFKETFMCEFFKTFQEEKFTESVKKFLDDVSSTESKEPSGLSEPVHLKEGEMYKRAQGRTRIGKKNFKKRWFCLTSREFTYHKQQDKEPIFTIPIKNILAVEKLDESSFNKKNMFQVLHGEKPLYIQANNCVEASEWIEALCRVTRCNQKRLTFYHPSAFLNGNWLCCKATVENTVGCARCTADVPADTQIEIDGDRETERIYSLFTINISKLQKLEEACGSIAVYQGPQKEPDDYSNFTIEDSVATFHTLKQIIDIVEKLNDSHEKYRKKRSSSAKYGSEENPIVGKVS; the protein is encoded by the exons ATGTTACTCAACGTGCCTGGATTTCTTACTTGG CCAATTTCTGCATCTGCTGCCTACATTTTGAGTGAAGTGTGTCGAGACAAATATGATGCTGTTCTGCCTCTTGTAAGATTGTTGCTACACCACCATAAGCTAGTTCCATTTGTCACTGCAGTAGCAGAGCTAGATCTGAAGGATACTCA GGAAGCAAACACAGTTTTCAGAGGGAACACATTAGCAACTCGATGTGTTgatgaaatgatgaaaatagTGGGGAGGCACTACCTAAAAGTTACATTGAAACCAGTTCTTGATGAG atatGTGAGTCTCTAAAACCTTGTGAAATAGATCCCATCAAACTAAAAGAAGGTGATAACGTAGAAATTCATATG GAAAATCTACGCTATTATGTAGACAAAGTATTCCGTGAAATTGTGCAGTCAAGTATAAGTTGTCCTACCCTAATGTGtgatgttttttattctttgaggCATCTGGCTGCCAAAAGATTTCCAA atgaCCCTCATGTACAGTATTCTGCAGTGAGCAGCTTTGTGTTTCTTCGTTTCTTTGCTGTAGCCGTAGTCTCACCTCATACTTTTCATTTACGACCTCACCATCCA GATGCACAGACTTCTAGAACATTAACTCTTATATCAAAAGCCATCCAGACTTTGGGGAGTTGGGGAAGTTTGACCAAAAGCAAACTT TCAAGTTTCAAGGAGACGTTTATGTGCgagtttttcaaaacatttcaagaagaaaagtttaCTGAATCTGTTAAAAAG ttccTGGATGATGTTTCCTCAACGGAAAGTAAAGAGCCCAGTGGTCTGAGTGAGCCAGTACATCTAAAAGAAGG AGAAATGTACAAAAGAGCTCAGGGAAGGACTCGGATTGGtaaaaagaatttcaagaaaCGGTGGTTCTGTCTAACAAGTAGAGAATTCACCTACCACAAACAGCAAG ATAAAGAACCAATTTTCACTATTCCAATCAAAAATATCCTTGCAGTGGAGAAGCTTGATGAGAGCTCCTTcaacaagaaaaat ATGTTTCAAGTACTACATGGAGAGAAGCCACTCTACATCCAAGCAAATAACTGTGTAGAAGCTAGTGAGTGGATAGAAGCTCTCTGCCGGGTAACAAGATGCAATCAGAAGAGACTTACTTTTTAccatccttctgcttttctgaatggGAACTGGCTTTGCTGCAAGGCTACCGTAGAGAACACAGTGGGCTGTGCTCGTTGCACTGC agatgTTCCTGCTGATACTCAAATTGAGATTGATGGAGatagagagacagagaggaTTTACTCACTTTTTACCATCAACATATCTAAGCTTCAGAAGCTGGAAG AGGCTTGTGGAAGTATAGCAGTCTATCAAGGTCCACAGAAAGAACCAGATGACTATTCTAACTTCACAATTGAAGACTCTGTAGCAACCTTTCATACGCTTAAACAAATAATAGATATAGTAGAAAAGCTGAATGACTCCCATGAAAAATATCGAAAgaagagatcatctagtgctAAATATGGCAGTGA agaaaatcCAATTGTTGGAAAAGTTTCCTAA